A stretch of Geobacter sp. DNA encodes these proteins:
- a CDS encoding cytochrome c biogenesis protein CcdA: MTFVENIEQIIAAYPLLAFGAVFLAGVVSSASPCVLSTIPLVVGFVGGYSDGDRWKAFRYSLMFIVGLSLTFTAFGAAAGLLGTVFGVVDGWWYAAAGAVALVMGGQLMGLYDLRLPIKRDFKPKQGGIIGAFMLGLFFGLVSSPCATPVMVVLLTVVTGKGQVLYGIMLMFSYAVGHCLLMLAAGTFTGFVEAFAKNRGVINFSNWSRKASGCIISLAGAWFIWQAF; this comes from the coding sequence GTGACCTTCGTGGAGAACATAGAGCAGATCATTGCAGCCTATCCGCTGCTGGCCTTCGGCGCAGTCTTTCTGGCAGGCGTCGTGTCTTCGGCCTCACCCTGTGTGCTCAGCACCATCCCGCTGGTGGTAGGTTTTGTCGGCGGCTACAGCGATGGCGACCGCTGGAAGGCGTTCCGCTACTCCCTGATGTTCATTGTTGGATTGTCGCTCACCTTCACCGCCTTCGGCGCTGCCGCCGGATTGCTGGGCACGGTTTTCGGGGTGGTCGATGGATGGTGGTATGCCGCCGCCGGCGCTGTGGCTCTGGTAATGGGTGGTCAACTGATGGGGCTGTATGACCTGCGCCTGCCGATAAAGCGCGACTTCAAACCGAAGCAGGGGGGCATCATTGGCGCGTTCATGCTTGGCCTGTTCTTTGGCCTTGTATCCTCTCCCTGTGCCACGCCGGTAATGGTCGTACTGCTGACCGTCGTCACCGGCAAGGGTCAGGTACTCTACGGCATCATGCTGATGTTCAGCTATGCTGTCGGCCATTGCCTACTGATGCTCGCAGCAGGGACGTTTACCGGTTTTGTGGAAGCATTTGCCAAAAATCGTGGTGTGATCAACTTTTCGAACTGGAGCAGGAAGGCAAGCGGTTGCATTATCTCCCTGGCCGGAGCCTGGTTCATCTGGCAGGCATTCTAG
- a CDS encoding thioredoxin fold domain-containing protein produces MKPIVTIITMLLLFAGVANAELPAATATAVNQALSSSKPTLIDFGLRTCNVCKKMAPYLESLSNEYRGRANILFIDVRSDQAMAQKFRVQMLPTQIFINPQGKEVQRHTGFMDKEGIIKGLKSAGLK; encoded by the coding sequence ATGAAGCCAATCGTTACAATAATTACCATGTTATTGCTGTTTGCCGGCGTAGCCAATGCGGAACTCCCTGCAGCTACCGCGACAGCCGTCAATCAGGCCCTGTCGTCCAGCAAACCGACGCTGATTGATTTCGGCCTGCGCACCTGCAACGTCTGCAAGAAAATGGCGCCATATCTGGAATCACTGTCCAATGAATATCGGGGACGGGCCAATATCCTCTTCATCGACGTACGTTCTGACCAGGCAATGGCACAAAAATTCCGCGTTCAGATGCTACCCACCCAGATATTCATCAACCCGCAAGGGAAAGAGGTACAACGTCACACCGGTTTTATGGACAAAGAAGGGATCATAAAAGGATTGAAATCGGCAGGGCTCAAGTGA
- a CDS encoding thioredoxin family protein, producing the protein MKIEVLGTGCVDCITLYENTKKALAESGKTGEVVKVEGIATMLKYGILSPPALVIDGQVKSSSELLSVAAIKELL; encoded by the coding sequence ATGAAAATAGAAGTGCTAGGCACTGGTTGCGTCGATTGCATTACCCTTTATGAGAACACGAAGAAAGCTCTTGCTGAAAGCGGCAAGACTGGTGAGGTGGTTAAAGTCGAGGGCATTGCAACAATGTTGAAATACGGCATTCTCAGTCCGCCGGCACTGGTCATCGACGGCCAGGTCAAATCCTCAAGCGAGCTGCTGTCTGTCGCCGCAATCAAGGAATTACTATGA
- a CDS encoding PAS domain S-box protein encodes MDRLLNQLVNDAPDAILVSDQKGVIRYWNSGAEQMFGHTAAEAIGQSLDLIIPENLRGRHWEGYWRVMATGETKYKTGLLSSPGVRKDGARVSLEFSMVLLRDEDGVMAGCASIMRDVTERWKKEKELKERLAICEAKLPG; translated from the coding sequence ATGGACAGGTTATTGAACCAGTTGGTCAACGATGCACCGGATGCGATTCTTGTCTCTGATCAGAAAGGGGTGATCCGTTACTGGAACAGCGGGGCAGAGCAGATGTTTGGTCATACCGCCGCCGAAGCAATAGGTCAGTCACTTGATCTGATTATCCCTGAAAATTTGCGCGGTCGGCATTGGGAAGGATATTGGCGGGTGATGGCAACCGGAGAGACGAAATACAAAACCGGCCTGCTATCATCACCAGGTGTTCGTAAAGATGGCGCCCGTGTTTCCTTGGAATTCAGCATGGTACTGCTGCGAGATGAAGATGGTGTTATGGCAGGTTGTGCCTCGATCATGCGGGACGTGACTGAACGATGGAAAAAGGAGAAGGAGTTGAAGGAGCGGTTGGCTATCTGCGAAGCAAAGCTGCCAGGTTGA
- a CDS encoding ABC transporter permease subunit, giving the protein MFERIKEMVVKEFSQVFRDRRMKAIIFVTPILQLLIFGYAVTTDVKSINTAFYDLDHSYESRELGRRLEASGYFIITGTPSSAKEMGDLLDRGKVLAVLQVNKGFGRDLARGVPTEVQMIVDGTDSNTASVAMDYSTRVINRFGKEFGTRAGIQRVVKPARIDLRSRAWYNPDLRSRNYNVPGVIAIIIMLTCLLLTAMAVVREREIGTMEQLMVTPLKPVELMLGKTIPFALISFFDMALVTTIGVFWFDIPIKGSIPLLVLSTAIYLLSVLGVGLFISTISRTQQQALMATFLFYIPAVLLSGFMFPIENMPVAIQYGTYLNPLRYFLVIIRGIFLKGNGIDILWPQMAALLLLGVVVITTSSLRFRKRLR; this is encoded by the coding sequence ATGTTCGAACGGATCAAGGAAATGGTGGTCAAGGAGTTCAGTCAAGTGTTTCGGGACCGAAGGATGAAGGCTATCATTTTTGTTACCCCGATCCTGCAGCTTCTCATTTTCGGCTACGCGGTCACTACTGACGTAAAAAGCATAAATACCGCCTTCTACGACCTGGATCACTCCTATGAAAGCCGGGAACTGGGGCGTCGGCTCGAAGCATCCGGTTACTTTATCATCACTGGAACCCCCTCTTCGGCAAAAGAGATGGGGGACCTCCTCGACCGGGGAAAGGTTCTCGCCGTGCTACAGGTAAATAAGGGATTCGGTCGGGATTTGGCGCGAGGTGTTCCCACAGAAGTACAGATGATTGTGGACGGAACCGATTCGAATACCGCATCCGTTGCCATGGACTACTCTACGCGTGTCATCAACCGATTCGGCAAGGAATTCGGGACTCGGGCCGGCATACAACGGGTTGTAAAACCGGCACGGATCGACCTGCGCTCCCGGGCCTGGTACAACCCTGATCTGCGGAGCAGAAACTACAATGTGCCAGGGGTCATCGCTATAATCATCATGCTCACCTGCCTGTTGTTGACTGCCATGGCAGTGGTGCGGGAGCGGGAGATCGGCACCATGGAGCAGTTGATGGTTACGCCGCTGAAACCGGTGGAATTGATGCTGGGGAAGACAATCCCTTTTGCACTCATCAGTTTTTTCGACATGGCACTTGTTACAACCATCGGTGTCTTCTGGTTTGACATCCCGATCAAAGGGAGTATTCCACTCCTTGTTCTCTCCACGGCGATCTACCTACTCTCGGTATTGGGAGTTGGGCTCTTTATTTCTACTATTTCCAGGACCCAGCAGCAGGCGCTGATGGCCACCTTCCTTTTCTACATACCGGCCGTCCTCCTCTCTGGCTTCATGTTTCCTATCGAGAACATGCCGGTGGCGATTCAGTATGGAACCTACCTGAACCCGCTCAGGTATTTTCTGGTCATCATCAGAGGGATCTTCCTCAAAGGGAACGGGATCGATATTCTCTGGCCACAGATGGCTGCCCTTCTTTTGCTTGGTGTAGTAGTCATAACGACCAGCTCCCTTCGGTTCAGGAAGAGGCTCAGGTGA
- a CDS encoding ABC transporter permease subunit, which produces MKLIRVRAIAKKELIQVLRDPLSLAMAFLMPVILLLIFGYAITMDVNNLRTVVYDLDKSSLSRELVAQFRESGYFTIVTILDRPSDVDAALDANRGQVALWIPADFSEDLRRGKVAPLQVVVDGSDSNTATIALGYLEGVTERFGQRVTGGIARAPIDARVRVWYNPELKSRNYIIPGLIAVIMAVIAALLTSLTIAREWERGTMEQLIATPVKTTELIAGKLLPYFFIGFIDVAVSVAMTVFIFDVPLRGSLLLLAFLTSLFLFGGLSLGILISVVAKSQLVASQIAMVVSFLPAFLLSGFMYAISNMPLPLQNMTRIIPARYFVAILKGIFLKGSTLRQLATETILLTIFGLLTFALSVRKFKKRIV; this is translated from the coding sequence ATGAAACTTATCCGCGTCCGCGCCATAGCAAAAAAAGAGCTGATCCAGGTGCTCCGTGATCCCCTGAGTCTGGCCATGGCGTTCCTCATGCCGGTGATCCTGCTGTTGATCTTCGGCTACGCCATTACCATGGACGTGAACAACCTGAGGACCGTGGTTTACGATCTGGACAAAAGCAGCCTGAGTCGTGAGCTGGTAGCCCAGTTCCGGGAGTCGGGATACTTCACGATTGTCACTATCTTGGATCGTCCCTCGGATGTTGATGCAGCGCTCGACGCTAACCGGGGGCAGGTGGCGCTCTGGATCCCCGCTGACTTCTCAGAGGATCTGCGAAGGGGAAAGGTTGCTCCGCTGCAGGTGGTTGTTGACGGCAGTGATTCCAACACAGCCACCATTGCCCTCGGTTATCTGGAGGGGGTGACGGAACGCTTTGGCCAACGGGTTACAGGTGGAATAGCGCGCGCCCCCATAGATGCCAGGGTGCGGGTCTGGTACAATCCGGAGCTTAAATCGCGCAATTACATCATTCCCGGACTGATTGCGGTAATCATGGCGGTCATTGCGGCACTGCTCACCTCGCTAACCATCGCCAGGGAATGGGAGCGGGGCACCATGGAGCAGCTGATCGCCACGCCGGTAAAAACCACAGAGCTGATTGCCGGCAAACTGCTGCCCTACTTCTTCATCGGCTTTATCGACGTGGCCGTTTCCGTGGCCATGACGGTATTTATCTTCGACGTCCCATTGCGGGGGAGCCTGTTACTGCTCGCTTTCCTTACTTCCCTCTTTCTTTTTGGAGGTCTCTCTCTGGGAATACTCATCTCGGTTGTTGCCAAGTCACAGCTGGTTGCCAGCCAGATCGCCATGGTAGTCAGCTTTCTGCCGGCTTTCCTGCTGTCAGGGTTCATGTACGCCATCAGCAATATGCCGCTGCCACTCCAGAATATGACCAGAATCATCCCTGCCCGTTATTTCGTAGCGATTCTCAAGGGAATTTTTCTCAAAGGGAGCACTCTCAGACAGCTGGCAACGGAAACGATTCTTCTTACAATTTTTGGCTTGCTGACCTTCGCCCTTTCGGTCAGGAAATTCAAGAAAAGGATCGTGTGA
- a CDS encoding ATP-binding cassette domain-containing protein, with the protein MNHIETAVEFAGLTRVFGDFTAVDQISLKVGRGEIFGFLGPNGAGKSTTIKMLCGLLTPSAGSGTVGGFNIMTEAEEIKKNIGYMSQKFSLYDDLTVEENINFFSGIYRVPKEKKRDRKEWVLEMAGIADRRGALTKTLSGGFKQRLALGCAILHEPPIIFLDEPTSGVDPISRRNFWRLIYAMSREGKTIFVTTHYMDEAEYCDRLALIYRGKIIAEGTPTTLKQEYMERDVLEIEVEQVVDALEVLEQSGIETAIFGSVLHATVTDAGQESQRIRESLVKAGLKVVRIEKIVPSLEDVFVTLIEVS; encoded by the coding sequence ATGAACCATATCGAAACAGCAGTAGAATTTGCCGGGTTGACTCGTGTTTTCGGCGACTTCACTGCCGTGGACCAGATCAGCCTCAAGGTTGGAAGGGGAGAAATCTTCGGTTTCCTCGGTCCCAACGGAGCCGGCAAATCGACAACCATCAAGATGCTGTGCGGTCTCCTCACCCCCTCCGCCGGTAGTGGGACAGTGGGAGGATTCAACATCATGACCGAGGCGGAAGAGATCAAGAAGAATATCGGTTACATGTCCCAGAAGTTTTCCCTCTACGACGACCTGACGGTGGAGGAGAACATTAACTTCTTCAGTGGCATCTACCGGGTTCCCAAGGAGAAGAAACGTGATCGGAAGGAATGGGTCCTGGAGATGGCGGGGATCGCGGACCGGCGGGGAGCTCTGACCAAAACCCTCTCGGGCGGCTTCAAACAACGGCTGGCGCTCGGCTGCGCCATCCTTCACGAACCTCCCATCATCTTTCTCGACGAGCCGACCTCGGGGGTTGACCCAATCTCCCGGCGCAATTTCTGGCGGCTCATCTATGCCATGTCCCGGGAGGGAAAAACCATCTTTGTTACCACTCACTACATGGACGAAGCGGAATATTGCGACCGGTTGGCCCTCATTTACCGGGGGAAGATCATCGCCGAAGGGACACCGACCACCCTGAAGCAGGAGTATATGGAAAGGGATGTTCTGGAAATCGAGGTTGAGCAGGTGGTGGATGCGCTGGAAGTCCTTGAACAGAGCGGCATCGAAACAGCCATTTTCGGCAGCGTCCTGCATGCCACCGTGACTGACGCTGGGCAGGAGTCCCAACGGATCAGGGAATCACTCGTCAAAGCGGGGCTAAAGGTCGTCCGCATCGAAAAGATCGTCCCGTCGCTGGAAGATGTGTTTGTAACCCTGATCGAGGTGTCGTGA